The genome window TTTAAACCGCGGGCTAATGTAATATCCAGTTCTAAATCCGGTTGTCTCAGGGCACTGTTTTTCAGCAGTCCCTGTACATAAGCAAATACAGTTTCAATTTCAGCTATTCCTTTTAATCCGACTTCTGAACTCGCCAGCACTTCTTTTAAGCGGTCTAGCTTTTCTGCATTCGTTCCTTCTAACAGGATTACTGGTTTTAACCTTGTAATATCATCTTCGGTAAAGCCTCTTTCCAGCAGTTCTTTAGTTACTCCTTCAAAACCGATCTTATCCAGTTTATCGATGGCAACGGTCATGTCAATGATCAGTTCCGGTTTACCAATAATTTCTGCAATTCCCGAAAGGATTTTACGGTTATTGAGTTTAATGGTAAAGTCAGTCATCCCCAGGTTACAAAGGGCTTCCTGGTAGATCAGCACAAATTCTGCTTCGTTCAACAAGCTTTCTGAACCTACTACATCCACATCGCACTGATAGAATTCACGGTAACGTCCTTTTTGAGGTCTGTCAGCTCTCCATACAGGCTGAATCTGGAAACGTTTGAAAGGAAGAGCTATATCGTTCTGGTGCATCACTACATAGCGTGCAAAGGGTACAGTCAGATCGTAACGTAATGCTTTCTCACTGATAGATGAAATCAGTGCATTAGAATTTAATGCGCTTAAATGATCCGCATTGGCTTTAGAAAGGTAATCTCCCGAGTTCAGGATCTTAAAAATCAGTTTATCGCCTTCATCACCGTATTTACCAGTCAGGGTAAAAAGGTTTTCCATCGAAGGAGTCTGTATTTCAGCATAACCATATTTCTTAAATACCTTTTTAATGGTATCAAATATGTAATTACGTTTCACCATTTCCTGAGGTGAAAAATCACGGGTTCCTTTTGCTAAAGACGGTTTAATGTTTGACATAGGGGCAAAAGTACAAAAAGTAGCACGCATAAAAAAAGCTGCCGAAGCAGCTTTTTAAATATTTCAATATTATTAAACCAATAATCTTACTGGTTCTTCTAATAATGCTTTGAATGTTTGTAAGAATGCAGCACCTGTCGCGCCATCTACCGTACGGTGATCACAGCTTAAAGTAACTTTCATTACATTTCCAGGAACAACAGCACCATTTTTAACTACTGGTACTTGTGAAATCCCGCCTACTGCAAGGATACAAGAATCAGGTGTATTAATAATAGCTGTAAATTCATCAATACCGAACATTCCTAAGTTAGATACGGTAAAAGTTGAACCTTCCCAGTCTGAAGGCTGAAGTTTTTTAGCTTTTGCACGTTGTGCGAAATCTTTAACCTCAGCTGAGATACGTGACAATGATTTTCCATCAGCAAAACGTACTACAGGAACTAATAATCCGTCTTCAACGGCAATAGCTACACCTACGTTCACATGCTCATTGTAACGGATTTTATCTCCTAACCATGAAGAGTTCACGTTTGGATGTTGTTTTAAGGCAACAGCTACCGCTTTGATCACTAAATCATTGAATGAAAGTTTAACCGGAGAGAATTCATTCATCTTTACACGTGCAGCCATCGCAGCATCCATATCAATACTCATCGTAAGATAGAAGTGCGGTGCAGTGAATAAGCTTTCTGATAATCTTTTCGCGATTACTTTACGCATTTGAGAAACTGGTTTCTCTGTATATTTTTCTTCGCCAATGTATTGTGCAAGAACTGGTGCTGATTTCTCAGCAGATGCAGGAGCTGAAGCAGCTTCTGTACCTTTTGCAGCCGCAGTAGCAGGCTTGAAGTTTTCGATATCTTTTTTAATGATACGGCCACCATCAGCACTACCTGCAACCTGTGCAAGATCTATACCTTTTTCTTTTGCAATTCTCTTAGCTAAAGGAGAAGCTTTCAGGCGTGAACCGTCAGCTGTATGTGTTTCTTCCTGTGCTTCTGCCGGAGCAGCCGCAGCAGCTTCTTTAACAGGGGCATCTGCTTTATCAGCAGCTGGTTTTGCCGGAGCATCACCCTGGTTTAAAATACCGCTGATATCAAATCCTTCCGGACCTACTATCGCGATGATACCGTTTACTTTCGCAGCAGCACCTTTTTCTACCCCAATATGTAATAAAGTTCCATCTGCATAACCCATTACTTCCATAGTCGCCTTATCGGTTTCTACATCAGCAAGGATATCATCATTTTTAATTTTATCACCTACTTTTTTATGCCATTCAGCAATTACGCCTTCAGTCATAGTATCGCTTAACAATGGCATACGTACTACCGTTACGCCTTGTTTTTCCAGATCAGCATCAGTTATCGCAGCACCTTTTGCTTCAGCTTTTGGAGCTTCTTCAGCAGGTTTTGTTTCCGCAGCTTTTTCCTCTTTTGCCGGTGCAGCAGCACCTTCTGCGTCAAGAGCAGCTTTATAATCTTCGCCTTCTTTACCAATAACTGCAATTACAGCATCAACAGGAACAGCTTTACCTTCTTCTACACCAATAAAAAGGATGGTGCCATCCCAGTAGGATTCCAGATCCATAGTCGCCTTATCGGTTTCTACTTCTGCCAGAACATCTCCACTTTTAACTTTATCGCCAACTTTTTTATGCCACTTCGCCATTACCCCTTCGGTCATGGTGTCGCTCATTTTGGGCATCTTAACTACTTCAGCCATTCTATAATATCAATTGAAAATAGGTTGTAAAATTAATCTTGGATATATGGATAGTCTTGTTGCACGTAAACATCAGTATATAGTTCTGATGCTTCCGGCCATGGTGACTCTTCAGCAAATTTCACAGATTCATCCACGATCTGTTTCACTTTAGCTTCAATTTCTTCAATCCATGCCTGATCAGCATACTTTTCGTTCAGAATAGTTTCTCTTACTGATTCAATCGGATCTTTAGCTTTATATTCTTCTAATTCGTCTTTAGTACGATATTTAGCAGGGTCAGACATTGAATGTCCACGGTAACGGTAAGTTCTCATTTCCAAGAAGGTTGGTCCTTCACCATTACGTGCACGCTGAGCTGCTTCGTCCATTGCGTTGTGAACAGCAACAGGGTCCATTCCGTCAACCGGGGCACATGGCATATCGAATCCTAAACCGATTTTGTAAAGATCTAACATATTAGTGGTACGCTCTACAGAAGTTCCCATTGCATAACCATTGTTCTCACAAACAAAGATTACAGGAAGTTTCCATAACATGGCCATATTGAAGGCTTCGTTTAATGCGCCCTGACGAACTGCACCATCACCCATATAGCAAACGTTAACATTTTTAGTCCCTTTATATTTTTCAGCAAATGCGATACCTGCACCTAATGGGATCTGACCACCCACGATACCGTGACCACCATAAAAATTATGTTCTTTGCTAAACATGTGCATTGAACCACCTTTACCTTTGGAACAGCCGGTAGCTTTACCGTACATCTCTGCCATTATACTGTTTGCACTTACACCTTTCGCCAAAGCATGAGCGTGATCACGATAAGCGGTGATCATAGAATCTTCAGGTTGTAATGCAGAAATCGCTCCGGCAACAACAGCCTCCTGACCGATGTATAGATGACAAAAACCACGGATTTTCTGTTGTCCGTAAAGTTGACCAGTTTTCTCTTCGAATTTACGCATTAGTAACATCGACTCAAACCACTTCAGATAGGTATCCTTATTAATTTCTACTGCACTCATTTTTGGCTATTGATTTTTATTTATGAGAGCAAATCTACTTTTTTATTGTAATATATCGAAGGATTAGTGTAAAATGCATGTGAGCAATGACCGTAAAATGTTAATAACTCATGCATTTCATCAAAATACATTTGGATAACATATCTTATTTACATAGTTTTGACAACCTGACAATAAGCCTTAGCTGGTGTACGTTTAAGTGCAAGTGCCTATTACCCAAACTTAACAGTGTAACATGATAAAAAAATTTTTGTTTTCTGCCCTTATTGCTTTGTGCAGCGTGACTGCTTTAAACGCGCAAACTAAAACAAAAGAAACCAACAAATTAGAGGATCCTGATAACTTAGCTTCCCAATATTTCTCCCAGGTTATGGGTATCGCAGTCGACGCGACATCTAACGTTAAGCTCTACAAATTCATTTACGAATGGATAGGAACACCTTACCGGTTTGGAGGAAATACCAAGAAAGGAATCGATTGTTCAGCCTTTACCAAGGCGATTTACGACAAAGTTTTCAACACTACATTGTTAAGAAATTCAAGAGACATCTTCAGCATGGTAGACCCGCTACCTAAAGATGAACTAAAAGAAGGAGACTTAGTCTTCTTTAAAATCAGAAGTACAAGAATCACACATATCGGAATTTATTTAGGTGACAACCGCTTTGCTCATGCATCTTCTTCAAGAGGTGTTGTAATCAGCAATTTGAACGAGCCTTATTATTCACGCTTCTTTTATAAGGGCGGACGGATTCTTGAATCTGCTAAAAAAGATTTAATCGAAGAATAATATCTTCTATACCCATAGCTATACGATCCTTCTAAATTACTTTAGAAGGATTTTTTTATGAATGACATTATGAAAACGAAAATAACCGGCTTTATTCTGCTTGCTATAGTAACCAGCCTGATTTTGCTGAGCTGCACAGGAAATGTGAATATGGCTGCTGAACAACATTCAGCTGTTCAAAGAGATACAACTTTAAGCTCAAAAAAAGATACGCTGACCATTACTGCTGTTGGCGATCTGATGCTGGGTTCTGCTTATCCTTCGAAATCGAACCTGCCTGCTGATGATGCAGTTGGCAGCTTTAAAAATGTAGCGTCTTTTTTAAAGGGCGATATTGTATTCGGTAATCTGGAAGGCTGTTTTCTGAACAGCGGGAAATCAACGAAGTGTAAGGATACCATTGGTAATAGCTGTTTTGCTTTCAGAATGCCGGAACGTTATGCAGGAATTTACAAAGAAGCAGGCTTTAATTTACTCAGTGTGGCGAATAACCATGTGGGAGATTTTGGCTGGAAAGGAAGAAAACGCAGTGCTGCGATCCTGGATTCACTGGGAATCAAATATGCTGGTTTAACTTCCCATCCATATACGGTCTTTGAAAAGGATAGTGTGAAGTATGGCTTTTGTGCTTTTGCACCTAATGAAGGTACGGTTTCCATCAATCAGGTGGATAGTGCAAAACAATTGGTTGCTTTTCTTAAAAAGCAGGTCGATATTGTGATTGTTTCTTTCCATGGTGGTGGCGAGGGTGCAAGGTTTGAACATGTACCCAGAACTAATGAGATCTTTTATAAGGAAAACCGGGGAGATGTTTATGCGTTTGCGCATGCGGTAATTGATGCTGGTGCCGATATTGTATTGGGACAAGGGCCTCATGTAACACGTGCAGTAGAGGTTTACAAGAACAAGTTCATTGCCTATAGCCTCGGAAATTTCTGTACGTATGGGATGTTCAGTTTAAAAGGCCCAAACGGCTTTGCTCCGCTTTTACAGGTCAAGATCAATGGCAAGGGAGATTTTCTATATGCTGATGTTATTTCTGTAAAGCAGGATAAAGTTCACCGCCTTACTTTAGATACAGCACAAACTGCTTTCAAAAAAATAATTTCATTAACAGCTGCTGATTTCCCTGGCCATCGTCTAAAGTTTACTGACCAGCAGATCCGTGTAGCGGATTAAGCTTCATCTTTTGTGTTTTTGATCAGTCCTATACCTGAGAAAAAGAATATGATACTGATTATTGCGGCAACTAAAAGTTCACGCGTCAGCATCGTATGTTTTACAAATCCAATACCTGCATAGATCAGCCCGATAATACCAAGGATAGTTAAGATTGTACCAAAAATTCTTTTTACGTTCATGATGATTAAGTTAATTCAAATCTTCTTATACAATATCTGTGCCCGGAGTCTTTGAAGACCAGAGGATTTGCATATGAGAGTTATTGCGTATCTTGAAAAAGTTTAACTTATTAAATTATTAATCATGAATTACGCCATGTACATTTTTTTCTTCTTTGTCCTGATCGTGCTTTTTAGCTCTTTTGTAACGGTAAAGCAAGGTACAATTGCAGTTGTTACGGTCTTTGGAAAATATAGACGCCAGTTAAGACCAGGACTAAATTTTAAAATTCCACTTATTGAAGTAATCTATTCCAGGATCTCTATACAGAACCGTTCAGTAGAGTTGTCTTTTCAGGCGGTGACGCAAGATCAGGCCAATGTCTATTTTAAAGCCATGCTGCTGTATTCGGTATTGAATCACGATGAAGAAACGATTAAAAATGTCGCTTTTAAGTTCGTAGATGCAACCAATTTAATGCAGGCCCTGATTCGTACGATTGAGGGTTCGATCAGGGCTTATGTAGCGACTCAGAAACAGGCCAATGTTTTAGCGCAGCGAAATGAAATTGTAATGCATGTGAAGGAACAGATTGATATTGTTTTGGAATCATGGGGTTATCATTTACAGGATCTGCAATTAAATGATATTACTTTCGATGATGAAATTATGCGCTCAATGAGCCGTGTAGTCGCTTCAAATAACCTGAAAGCTGCTGCTGAGAACGAAGGACAAGCGCTATTGATTACGAAAACCAAGGGTGCTGAGGCTGATGGTAATGCGATTAAAATCGCCGCAGCGGCCGAACGTGAGGCTGCACAGTTACGTGGACAGGGTATCGCTTTATTCAGGGCTGAGGTTGCTCATGGTATGACTAAAGCAGCACAGGAAATGGAACAGGCAAACCTGGATATCTCTGTGATCTTGTTTACGATGTGGACTGAATCTATCAAGCATTTTGCAGAGAACAGTGATGGGAATGTGATTTTCCTTGATGGTTCTACCGACGGGATGAACAAAACGATGAAGGAAATGATGGCTATGCAATTCCAGAAGCCTAAAAATTAACATCCATAAAAAAGGGGCTGCTCAGATTTGAGCAGCCCCTTTTTTATTATTTATGAATTCAGCTTATGGCTTAAGCTGGATAAAATCACCCATTACTCTCAGACTTTCATCCTGGAAGAAGTCAAAGTCTTCGTTCTTCTTGATCTTGTCTCCTTTTTTAACTGGTGGCAGACCTCTTGAAGCTCTTAGTTTATTGGTTTTTTCCAGAGATTTAGCTTCAAGGCTATCTCTTTCTGCTTTCAGTTTACCTTCATTCAAAGTCACAGAGGTTTCCTGATCACGTTTCTTCATATCAGCAATTCCCTGAATCAGCACTTTATAATCCAGTGATTTTTCCATTCTTGCATCATGCAGTTTAACCAGTTCTGGTTTTACAGCAGCTAAGTTTGCAACTGGTATAAAGTTAGATTTTTGAACCTCATCCCATGGCAATGCTGACGTTTCTGTGTCTTCTCCAATTTTATCCATCGGATAAAAAGATGGCAGTGTAATATCCGGCATTACTCCTTTATGTTGTGTACTGCTACCGTTTACACGATAGAATTTAGCCATAGTCAGGTTGATCTGTCCAAGCTGAGGGGTATCTTTTCCACTTTTGATAGTCAAACCAGAACCTGGAGCACCTTTTTGAACCAGGCTTGCCAAACGTTGCAGGATAGAAGGATTAACCAGTTTGTTTAAGTCAATTGACGATTGAACAGTTCCTTTACCATAGGTTTGTGTACCTATAATAATTCCCCTTCCGTAGTCCTGAATTGCTCCTGCAAAGATCTCTGATGCCGAAGCGCTCAAACGATCTACCATTACACCGAAAGGACCAGACCAGGCAACACCCGGATGTTCGTCACTGCTAACCTCTACGTTTCCTTTTAAATCTTTAACCTGAACTACAGGCCCTTTATCAATAAATAATCCTGTCAGATCAATTGCTTCTAATAATGAACCACCCCCATTTGCACGAAGATCCATTACAATCGCATCAACTTTATCTTTATTTTTCAGGGTATCAATTAATAGTTTTACGTCACGGGTTGTACTTTTATAATTCGGGTCACCTGCATTTGCTGCTTTAAAATCAGCATAAAATGCCGGAACACTGATAATCCCTATTTTATAAGGTTTACCATTGGATTCAATAGTTTTTACTTCTTTTTTAGCAGACTGATCTTCCATCACGATTTTCTCCCTGGTCAGTTCAACAATCACTGGTTTAGAAGACATGTCCTGACCTACAGGAATAATTTTCAATCTTACTTTAGTGCCTTTAGGCCCTTTTATTTTTGCAACAGAGTTATCAATTCTCCATCCGATGATATCTTCGAATTCTCCGGTTGCTTGTCCTACGGCAACAATTCTGTCACCAGAATTTAGTAATTTGCTTTTAAAAGCCGGCCCGCCAGGAATGATTTCAGAGATTTTCAGGATATCATTTTCCAATTGCAGACGTGCACCGATTCCTTCAAAAGAACGTGCCATATCTTCATTGAACTGAACGGCTTTAG of Pedobacter cryoconitis contains these proteins:
- the hisS gene encoding histidine--tRNA ligase, with the translated sequence MSNIKPSLAKGTRDFSPQEMVKRNYIFDTIKKVFKKYGYAEIQTPSMENLFTLTGKYGDEGDKLIFKILNSGDYLSKANADHLSALNSNALISSISEKALRYDLTVPFARYVVMHQNDIALPFKRFQIQPVWRADRPQKGRYREFYQCDVDVVGSESLLNEAEFVLIYQEALCNLGMTDFTIKLNNRKILSGIAEIIGKPELIIDMTVAIDKLDKIGFEGVTKELLERGFTEDDITRLKPVILLEGTNAEKLDRLKEVLASSEVGLKGIAEIETVFAYVQGLLKNSALRQPDLELDITLARGLNYYTGCIFEVKTNEAAMGSICGGGRYDDLTGMFGLKGLTGVGISFGADRIYDVLQELNLFPESAAAGTKVLISNFDAASELYALPLLQQLRDADIAAELYPSSAKLKKQMSYADAKAIPYVILIGSDELESGILTFKNMHTGEQQKITAAAIIEILKAEISAS
- a CDS encoding pyruvate dehydrogenase complex dihydrolipoamide acetyltransferase — encoded protein: MAEVVKMPKMSDTMTEGVMAKWHKKVGDKVKSGDVLAEVETDKATMDLESYWDGTILFIGVEEGKAVPVDAVIAVIGKEGEDYKAALDAEGAAAPAKEEKAAETKPAEEAPKAEAKGAAITDADLEKQGVTVVRMPLLSDTMTEGVIAEWHKKVGDKIKNDDILADVETDKATMEVMGYADGTLLHIGVEKGAAAKVNGIIAIVGPEGFDISGILNQGDAPAKPAADKADAPVKEAAAAAPAEAQEETHTADGSRLKASPLAKRIAKEKGIDLAQVAGSADGGRIIKKDIENFKPATAAAKGTEAASAPASAEKSAPVLAQYIGEEKYTEKPVSQMRKVIAKRLSESLFTAPHFYLTMSIDMDAAMAARVKMNEFSPVKLSFNDLVIKAVAVALKQHPNVNSSWLGDKIRYNEHVNVGVAIAVEDGLLVPVVRFADGKSLSRISAEVKDFAQRAKAKKLQPSDWEGSTFTVSNLGMFGIDEFTAIINTPDSCILAVGGISQVPVVKNGAVVPGNVMKVTLSCDHRTVDGATGAAFLQTFKALLEEPVRLLV
- a CDS encoding carboxy terminal-processing peptidase — its product is MDFKLFKEMLKRILLVTFTAAVLACSAAPKPQQLVEGIPNIKPDEQQSLVCKEIVALIENYNYKKLTVNDSISSLVLDKYIKALDPYRSYFLASDIKDFEQFRTTLDDAFRIGDLSAPFYIFNVYSKRYNETLNYAMAHIKDKYDFNQNDTYVFDREKMPWVTSTAALNDIWKKRVKYELINLKIAGTAEAKNVETLTKRYQNLKSQSSKLNNQDVFQMIMDAFTETIDPHTNYFNPAKAVQFNEDMARSFEGIGARLQLENDILKISEIIPGGPAFKSKLLNSGDRIVAVGQATGEFEDIIGWRIDNSVAKIKGPKGTKVRLKIIPVGQDMSSKPVIVELTREKIVMEDQSAKKEVKTIESNGKPYKIGIISVPAFYADFKAANAGDPNYKSTTRDVKLLIDTLKNKDKVDAIVMDLRANGGGSLLEAIDLTGLFIDKGPVVQVKDLKGNVEVSSDEHPGVAWSGPFGVMVDRLSASASEIFAGAIQDYGRGIIIGTQTYGKGTVQSSIDLNKLVNPSILQRLASLVQKGAPGSGLTIKSGKDTPQLGQINLTMAKFYRVNGSSTQHKGVMPDITLPSFYPMDKIGEDTETSALPWDEVQKSNFIPVANLAAVKPELVKLHDARMEKSLDYKVLIQGIADMKKRDQETSVTLNEGKLKAERDSLEAKSLEKTNKLRASRGLPPVKKGDKIKKNEDFDFFQDESLRVMGDFIQLKP
- a CDS encoding CapA family protein; this encodes MKTKITGFILLAIVTSLILLSCTGNVNMAAEQHSAVQRDTTLSSKKDTLTITAVGDLMLGSAYPSKSNLPADDAVGSFKNVASFLKGDIVFGNLEGCFLNSGKSTKCKDTIGNSCFAFRMPERYAGIYKEAGFNLLSVANNHVGDFGWKGRKRSAAILDSLGIKYAGLTSHPYTVFEKDSVKYGFCAFAPNEGTVSINQVDSAKQLVAFLKKQVDIVIVSFHGGGEGARFEHVPRTNEIFYKENRGDVYAFAHAVIDAGADIVLGQGPHVTRAVEVYKNKFIAYSLGNFCTYGMFSLKGPNGFAPLLQVKINGKGDFLYADVISVKQDKVHRLTLDTAQTAFKKIISLTAADFPGHRLKFTDQQIRVAD
- a CDS encoding SPFH domain-containing protein → MNYAMYIFFFFVLIVLFSSFVTVKQGTIAVVTVFGKYRRQLRPGLNFKIPLIEVIYSRISIQNRSVELSFQAVTQDQANVYFKAMLLYSVLNHDEETIKNVAFKFVDATNLMQALIRTIEGSIRAYVATQKQANVLAQRNEIVMHVKEQIDIVLESWGYHLQDLQLNDITFDDEIMRSMSRVVASNNLKAAAENEGQALLITKTKGAEADGNAIKIAAAAEREAAQLRGQGIALFRAEVAHGMTKAAQEMEQANLDISVILFTMWTESIKHFAENSDGNVIFLDGSTDGMNKTMKEMMAMQFQKPKN
- the pdhA gene encoding pyruvate dehydrogenase (acetyl-transferring) E1 component subunit alpha, with product MSAVEINKDTYLKWFESMLLMRKFEEKTGQLYGQQKIRGFCHLYIGQEAVVAGAISALQPEDSMITAYRDHAHALAKGVSANSIMAEMYGKATGCSKGKGGSMHMFSKEHNFYGGHGIVGGQIPLGAGIAFAEKYKGTKNVNVCYMGDGAVRQGALNEAFNMAMLWKLPVIFVCENNGYAMGTSVERTTNMLDLYKIGLGFDMPCAPVDGMDPVAVHNAMDEAAQRARNGEGPTFLEMRTYRYRGHSMSDPAKYRTKDELEEYKAKDPIESVRETILNEKYADQAWIEEIEAKVKQIVDESVKFAEESPWPEASELYTDVYVQQDYPYIQD
- a CDS encoding C40 family peptidase, coding for MIKKFLFSALIALCSVTALNAQTKTKETNKLEDPDNLASQYFSQVMGIAVDATSNVKLYKFIYEWIGTPYRFGGNTKKGIDCSAFTKAIYDKVFNTTLLRNSRDIFSMVDPLPKDELKEGDLVFFKIRSTRITHIGIYLGDNRFAHASSSRGVVISNLNEPYYSRFFYKGGRILESAKKDLIEE